In Mercurialis annua linkage group LG6, ddMerAnnu1.2, whole genome shotgun sequence, the following are encoded in one genomic region:
- the LOC126686487 gene encoding probable indole-3-pyruvate monooxygenase YUCCA10 — MEDKAAIIVGTGPAGLAASACLTLHSIPHIILEREDCFASLWQKYSYDRLHLHLKKQFSQLPHFPLPSSSPTYIPKEQFIQYLSDYVSHFKISPLYNRLVESASFDQEKWTVKAKNVKSGEDEVYCARFLIVASGEACDPFIPDVAGLGSFNGDVVHSTKYKNGKGYEGKNVLVVGSGNSGMEIALDLANHGAKTSIVVRSPVHIVNREMAFLALAMMKYFSLGLVDSLLVLVSKIVYGDLSKYGITRAAEGPFFMKVAYGKYPVIDVGTFSKIKSGEIQVLPALESIRGNEATFKNGTSHSFDSIVFCTGFKRSTGQWLKDDYLLNEDGISKVNFPNHWKGKNGLYCVGLSRRGIYGASSDAQNAANDIKTLL; from the exons ATGGAAGATAAAGCAGCAATCATAGTAGGAACTGGCCCTGCTGGTTTAGCAGCTTCTGCATGCTTAACTCTCCATTCAATCCCTCACATAATCCTCGAACGAGAAGATTGCTTCGCTTCTCTTTGGCAAAAATATTCATACGATCGTCTCCATCTTCACTTAAAGAAACAGTTCAGTCAATTACCTCATTTTCCTCTTCCTTCTTCTTCCCCTACTTACATCCCTAAAGAACAGTTCATTCAATATTTAAGCGACTACGTTTCACATTTCAAGATCTCTCCTCTGTATAATCGCCTCGTCGAGTCGGCCAGTTTTGATCAAGAAAAATGGACCGTGAAGGCCAAGAATGTGAAGTCGGGTGAGGATGAAGTTTATTGTGCGAGGTTCTTGATCGTGGCGAGTGGTGAAGCTTGTGATCCGTTCATACCGGATGTTGCAGGTTTGGGGAGCTTTAATGGAGACGTTGTTCATTCTACTAAGTATAAGAATGGTAAGGGTTATGAAGGTAAGAATGTTTTGGTGGTTGGGTCTGGTAATTCTGGTATGGAGATTGCTTTAGATCTTGCCAATCATGGTGCGAAAACTTCCATCGTTGTTCGTAGTCCG GTTCACATTGTAAATAGGGAGATGGCTTTTTTAGCACTGGCAATGATGAAGTATTTTTCATTAGGGTTGGTAGACTCATTGTTGGTGTTGGTAAGCAAAATTGTTTATGGAGATTTGAGTAAATATGGAATTACCAGGGCAGCAGAGGGTCCATTTTTCATGAAAGTTGCTTACGGCAAGTATCCTGTTATTGATGTGGGCACCTTTAGTAAGATCAAGTCCGGAGAAATTCAG GTCTTGCCTGCATTAGAAAGTATTAGAGGCAATGAGGCAACATTTAAAAATGGCACGTCACATTCATTTGACTCAATCGTATTTTGTACTGGCTTCAAAAGATCAACCGGTCAATGGCTCAAG GATGATTACCTTTTAAATGAAGATGGAATATCGAAGGTAAATTTTCCAAATCATTGGAAAGGAAAAAATGGATTGTATTGTGTTGGACTATCAAGGAGAGGAATTTATGGAGCAAGTTCAGATGCACAAAACGCAGCAAACGACATCAAAACACTTCTCTAG